A section of the Quatrionicoccus australiensis genome encodes:
- a CDS encoding SH3 domain-containing protein — MNIRRTLASLFLLGIAGTAAALDYRSVDVPAAVLYDAPSQKGKKLYLIKAQTPVEVVVRLDGWLKVRDAEGTLAWIESRQVSERRMLVVTAPKAEIRQSDKPESAVVTELDKWVAVEFIETASPGWAKVRHRDGATGYIRSAQVWGL; from the coding sequence ATGAACATCCGGCGGACTCTGGCCAGCCTTTTTCTGCTCGGCATCGCAGGCACGGCGGCGGCACTCGACTATCGTTCGGTCGATGTGCCGGCGGCGGTTCTGTACGATGCGCCGTCGCAAAAGGGCAAGAAGCTCTATCTGATCAAGGCGCAGACGCCGGTTGAGGTGGTGGTGCGTCTTGATGGCTGGCTCAAGGTTCGCGATGCCGAAGGCACGCTGGCCTGGATCGAGTCGCGTCAGGTCAGCGAACGCCGGATGCTGGTGGTGACCGCGCCGAAGGCGGAAATCCGTCAATCCGACAAGCCGGAGTCGGCCGTCGTGACCGAACTCGACAAATGGGTGGCGGTCGAGTTTATCGAAACTGCTTCGCCCGGCTGGGCCAAGGTACGCCATCGCGATGGCGCCACCGGTTATATCCGTTCGGCGCAGGTCTGGGGTCTATGA
- the secB gene encoding protein-export chaperone SecB has product MEQNEQPIFGIEKLYVKDLSIEVPNAPEIFLEHDAPQVEIKLNSNGRGVGEGVFEVMLTVTVTATLGEKTVFLVEVGQAGIFRIVNVPDEQVEPLVAVACPNILFPYAREAISDAVTRAGFQPIVLQPVNFEAMYMQRLQEAQAPASTENTLQ; this is encoded by the coding sequence ATGGAACAAAACGAACAGCCCATCTTCGGTATCGAAAAACTCTACGTCAAGGACCTTTCCATCGAAGTGCCGAATGCACCGGAAATCTTCCTTGAACACGATGCGCCGCAAGTCGAGATCAAGCTCAATTCGAATGGCCGTGGCGTCGGTGAAGGTGTTTTCGAAGTCATGCTGACGGTGACTGTGACGGCGACCTTGGGCGAAAAGACGGTATTCCTGGTCGAAGTCGGTCAGGCCGGCATCTTCCGCATCGTCAATGTGCCGGATGAGCAGGTCGAGCCGCTGGTTGCCGTGGCCTGCCCGAACATCCTCTTCCCGTATGCCCGCGAAGCGATTTCCGACGCGGTGACGCGTGCCGGCTTCCAGCCCATCGTGCTGCAGCCGGTCAATTTCGAAGCCATGTACATGCAGCGCCTGCAGGAAGCCCAGGCACCGGCTTCGACCGAAAACACCCTGCAGTAA
- the grxC gene encoding glutaredoxin 3, whose product MSAHVLMYTTAVCPYCTRAKQLLAARGVTAIEEVRIDIDPERRDEMMQRTKRRTVPQIYIGETHVGGCDDLYALDAAGELTPLLAAGA is encoded by the coding sequence ATGAGTGCCCATGTCCTGATGTACACCACCGCGGTCTGCCCTTACTGCACGCGTGCCAAGCAGTTGCTGGCAGCGCGTGGCGTGACCGCAATCGAGGAAGTTCGCATCGATATCGATCCAGAGCGGCGTGACGAGATGATGCAGCGCACCAAGCGGCGTACCGTGCCGCAAATCTATATCGGTGAAACGCATGTCGGCGGTTGCGACGATCTTTACGCGCTGGACGCGGCGGGCGAATTGACGCCCCTGCTTGCTGCCGGCGCCTGA
- a CDS encoding rhodanese-like domain-containing protein, giving the protein MPIPMDFINQNILLISIIVISGLGLIWPMFMGSSANEVNPAAATLLINREDAIVIDVREADEFAAGHLPDARNLPLSKLADRVSEIEKYKDKPLIVCCTAGMRSAKGCGQLAKLGFTRTHSLAGGVDAWVGAGYPIKKGSRNK; this is encoded by the coding sequence ATGCCGATTCCGATGGACTTTATCAACCAGAACATCCTGCTCATTTCGATCATCGTGATCAGCGGCCTCGGTCTTATTTGGCCGATGTTCATGGGCTCTTCCGCCAACGAGGTCAATCCGGCTGCAGCGACCCTGCTGATCAATCGCGAGGATGCGATCGTGATCGACGTGCGCGAAGCCGACGAATTTGCCGCCGGCCATCTGCCGGATGCGCGCAATCTTCCCCTCAGCAAGCTGGCCGATCGGGTGAGCGAAATCGAGAAGTACAAGGACAAGCCGCTGATCGTTTGCTGCACGGCCGGCATGCGCTCGGCCAAGGGCTGCGGCCAACTGGCCAAGCTCGGGTTCACCCGTACGCACAGCCTGGCCGGTGGTGTCGATGCCTGGGTCGGGGCCGGTTATCCGATCAAGAAAGGCAGCCGCAACAAATGA
- a CDS encoding ArsR/SmtB family transcription factor, with translation MAARALKAIAHPLRLKILCVVGDQEACVQEIVDAVGTSQSNISQHLAILREKGVLLTRKDANRVFYRVGDQRTLQLVGMMREVFCGVEN, from the coding sequence ATGGCGGCACGTGCCCTCAAGGCCATTGCCCATCCGCTCCGCCTGAAGATCCTTTGCGTGGTTGGCGACCAGGAAGCCTGCGTTCAGGAAATCGTCGATGCGGTCGGCACCTCGCAAAGCAACATTTCGCAGCATCTGGCCATTTTGCGCGAGAAGGGCGTTTTGCTGACGCGCAAGGATGCCAATCGTGTTTTTTATCGGGTGGGCGATCAGCGCACCCTGCAGCTCGTCGGAATGATGCGCGAAGTTTTTTGTGGTGTGGAGAATTAA
- a CDS encoding murein hydrolase activator EnvC family protein — MASLLISLCQVATPVDARENTKTKAVASSSPPEIAEKQADLGELRSRIEGLRKDLNSSEESKADAADRLHESERKISRLQRELLELSEQRGQLEKKLKNLEQQSQELGSTLGQQQSQLEKLLYKQYLRGTPDSLQLLLNGNDPNQMARDLHYLSAIALSRAELMGEINATLDRKKALAADAKERADELQEVAAQQQQRHAELQKQREEHQKLYAQISDKVKAQRKEIGNLQQNEKRLTQLIDRLSTILAKQAAAAAKAAAAARAAESARQAEAAKQKNNKSATTESRENSRPPPASEPTRPRTAEAENRYEPVASDGSFARQRGNLRLPVRGSVLGRFGSPREGGGTWRGLFIKAGNGSEVKAVAGGKVVFADWMRGFGNLLIVDHGDAYLSIYGNNDSLLKQVGQAVKGGETLATVGNSGGNPESGLYFELRHQGQPIDPMKWSSLK; from the coding sequence ATGGCAAGCTTGCTGATTTCGCTCTGCCAGGTTGCCACACCGGTCGACGCCCGGGAAAACACAAAAACGAAAGCGGTGGCCAGCTCATCTCCACCGGAAATCGCCGAAAAGCAGGCTGACCTCGGTGAATTGCGCAGCCGCATCGAAGGCCTGCGCAAGGACCTCAACAGCAGCGAGGAAAGCAAGGCCGATGCAGCCGACCGCCTGCACGAATCGGAACGCAAGATTTCCCGCCTGCAGCGCGAACTGCTCGAATTGTCGGAGCAACGCGGTCAACTCGAGAAAAAGCTCAAAAACCTCGAACAGCAGTCGCAGGAACTGGGCAGCACGCTCGGGCAGCAGCAGTCGCAATTGGAAAAACTCCTTTACAAGCAATATCTGCGCGGCACGCCCGACTCGCTGCAACTGTTGCTCAACGGCAATGACCCGAACCAGATGGCGCGCGACCTGCACTATCTGTCCGCAATCGCCCTGTCCCGCGCCGAACTGATGGGCGAGATCAACGCCACGCTGGATCGCAAGAAGGCGCTGGCCGCCGATGCCAAGGAACGCGCCGACGAACTGCAGGAAGTCGCCGCGCAGCAGCAGCAACGCCACGCCGAATTGCAGAAGCAGCGCGAAGAACACCAGAAGCTGTACGCCCAGATTTCCGACAAGGTGAAGGCGCAACGCAAGGAAATCGGCAACCTGCAGCAGAACGAAAAGCGCCTGACCCAGCTGATCGACCGCCTGTCGACCATCCTTGCCAAGCAGGCCGCGGCAGCGGCCAAGGCAGCAGCGGCCGCACGTGCAGCGGAAAGCGCCCGCCAGGCGGAAGCTGCCAAACAGAAAAACAACAAATCAGCGACCACCGAATCGCGCGAAAACTCACGCCCGCCGCCCGCAAGCGAACCGACCCGCCCGCGCACCGCCGAAGCCGAAAACCGTTACGAACCGGTCGCCAGCGACGGCAGCTTCGCCCGCCAGCGCGGCAACCTGCGTTTGCCGGTGCGCGGCTCGGTGCTCGGCCGCTTCGGCTCACCACGCGAAGGCGGCGGCACCTGGCGCGGCCTCTTCATCAAGGCCGGCAATGGCAGCGAAGTCAAGGCGGTAGCCGGCGGCAAAGTCGTCTTTGCCGACTGGATGCGCGGTTTTGGCAATCTCCTGATCGTCGACCACGGCGACGCCTATCTGTCGATCTACGGCAACAACGATTCCCTGCTCAAACAGGTCGGCCAGGCCGTCAAGGGCGGGGAAACTTTGGCCACCGTGGGCAATAGCGGGGGCAATCCGGAATCCGGTTTATACTTTGAGCTCCGCCACCAGGGGCAACCGATCGACCCGATGAAATGGTCCAGTTTGAAATGA
- a CDS encoding S41 family peptidase: MSKTKTISLALGGFVAGALISLHIPALAEKDVKPGLPIEELRTFAEVYSAIKQGYVEPVEDKKMIANAISGMLSNLDPHSSYLDADAFKDLQVGTQGEFGGLGIEVGMEEGLVKVVSPIEDTPAYRAGLKAGDLIFKLDDTPVKGLTLSDAVKKMRGKPKTPIKLSIIRKGETKPIEVTLIREVIKVQSVKSKLVDGYGWIRITQFQENTVAEVAKAAANLYKDGNKVHGLVLDLRNDPGGLLNSAIGVSAAFLPPDAKVVSTDGRTADAKQEFRARAQDYLRGSKEDPLKGLPVDIKKVAMVVLVNGGSASASEIVAGALQDHKRAIILGTQTFGKGSVQSVLPLPGNTAIKLTTARYYTPDGRSIQAKGIVPDIVVEETANGSSGMQIREADLDRHLINDKEKEAAKEAAKQESKAQPAKTSSKSGKDKKDENDEEPPVRMEYASKSDYQFQQAVNLLKGLQIMQNKTKE, from the coding sequence ATGAGCAAAACAAAAACTATCAGCTTGGCATTAGGCGGCTTCGTCGCCGGCGCACTCATCAGCCTGCACATCCCGGCCCTGGCCGAGAAGGATGTCAAACCCGGGCTGCCGATCGAGGAGTTGCGCACTTTTGCCGAGGTCTATAGCGCCATCAAGCAGGGCTATGTCGAGCCGGTCGAAGACAAGAAAATGATCGCCAATGCCATCTCCGGCATGCTCTCCAATCTCGACCCGCATTCGTCCTACCTCGACGCCGATGCCTTCAAGGATCTGCAGGTCGGTACCCAGGGCGAGTTCGGCGGTCTGGGCATTGAAGTCGGCATGGAAGAAGGCCTGGTCAAGGTCGTTTCGCCGATCGAGGATACGCCGGCCTACCGTGCCGGACTGAAGGCGGGCGACCTGATCTTCAAGCTCGACGACACCCCGGTCAAGGGCCTGACCCTCTCCGACGCCGTCAAGAAAATGCGCGGCAAGCCGAAGACGCCGATCAAACTGTCGATCATCCGCAAGGGCGAAACCAAGCCGATCGAAGTCACCCTGATCCGCGAAGTGATCAAGGTGCAGAGCGTCAAGTCCAAGCTGGTCGATGGCTACGGCTGGATCCGCATCACCCAGTTCCAGGAAAACACCGTCGCCGAAGTCGCCAAGGCGGCCGCCAATCTGTACAAGGACGGCAACAAGGTCCATGGCCTCGTGCTCGACCTGCGCAACGATCCGGGCGGCCTGCTCAACAGCGCCATCGGCGTCTCCGCCGCCTTCCTGCCGCCGGATGCCAAGGTCGTCTCGACCGATGGCCGCACCGCGGATGCCAAACAGGAGTTCCGTGCCCGCGCCCAGGATTACCTGCGCGGCAGCAAGGAAGATCCGCTCAAGGGCCTGCCGGTCGACATCAAGAAGGTCGCCATGGTCGTGCTGGTCAATGGCGGCTCCGCCTCGGCTTCCGAAATCGTTGCCGGCGCCCTGCAGGATCACAAGCGGGCGATCATTCTCGGCACCCAGACTTTCGGCAAGGGCTCGGTGCAGTCCGTACTGCCGCTGCCCGGCAACACGGCGATCAAGCTGACGACGGCCCGTTACTACACGCCGGACGGCCGCTCGATCCAGGCCAAGGGCATTGTTCCTGACATCGTTGTCGAAGAAACGGCGAATGGCAGCAGCGGCATGCAAATCCGCGAAGCTGACCTCGACCGCCACCTGATCAACGACAAGGAAAAGGAAGCCGCCAAGGAGGCTGCCAAGCAGGAAAGCAAGGCCCAGCCGGCCAAGACATCGAGCAAATCCGGCAAGGACAAGAAGGACGAAAACGACGAAGAGCCGCCGGTCCGCATGGAGTACGCCAGCAAGAGCGACTACCAGTTCCAGCAGGCGGTCAATCTTCTCAAGGGCCTGCAGATCATGCAGAACAAGACGAAGGAATAG
- a CDS encoding HesA/MoeB/ThiF family protein, with translation MTDDQLLRYSRHILLDAIGIEGQERILATHALIIGAGGLGSPVALYLASAGIGKITLVDDDTVDFTNLQRQILHVQSRVGMAKAESGKQALAAINPTVDVVPVQKRLAGAELDALVATADIVLDCTDNFSTRHAINRACVHHRKPLVSGAAIRFDGQISVYDQRHDDAPCYHCLFPEAEDIEEVRCAVMGVLAPLTGIIGSMQATEALKLAAGIGQSLSGRLLLLDALDMEWRSVKFRKDPDCAVCGPNGDARAGEYLRRADADRESATAACRLA, from the coding sequence ATGACCGACGACCAACTCCTCCGTTACAGCCGCCACATCCTGCTCGATGCGATCGGCATCGAAGGGCAGGAGCGCATCCTTGCCACGCACGCGCTGATCATTGGCGCCGGAGGCCTCGGTTCGCCGGTGGCGCTCTACCTGGCATCTGCCGGAATCGGAAAAATCACGCTGGTTGACGACGACACGGTCGATTTCACCAACCTGCAACGCCAGATTTTGCACGTCCAGTCCCGCGTCGGCATGGCCAAGGCGGAATCCGGCAAGCAGGCGCTCGCCGCGATCAACCCGACGGTCGACGTCGTTCCGGTGCAAAAAAGGCTGGCCGGTGCCGAGCTCGATGCACTGGTCGCGACCGCCGACATCGTGCTCGACTGCACCGACAACTTCTCCACCCGGCACGCCATCAACCGCGCCTGCGTGCATCACCGAAAGCCGCTGGTTTCCGGTGCCGCGATCCGCTTCGACGGCCAGATCAGCGTCTACGACCAGCGCCACGACGATGCACCGTGTTACCACTGCCTGTTTCCCGAAGCCGAGGATATCGAGGAAGTGCGTTGCGCGGTGATGGGCGTGCTGGCGCCACTGACCGGCATCATCGGCAGCATGCAGGCGACCGAGGCCTTGAAGCTGGCAGCCGGCATCGGTCAGTCGCTGAGCGGACGCCTGCTACTGCTCGACGCGCTCGATATGGAATGGCGCAGCGTCAAATTCCGGAAAGATCCGGACTGCGCGGTGTGCGGCCCTAACGGGGACGCGCGAGCAGGCGAATATCTTCGCCGAGCTGACGCAGATCGCGAATCTGCAACTGCTGCTTGCCGGCTAGCGTAG
- the ribD gene encoding bifunctional diaminohydroxyphosphoribosylaminopyrimidine deaminase/5-amino-6-(5-phosphoribosylamino)uracil reductase RibD, with translation MSFTAVDHGMMARALQLAERGLWTTSPNPRVGCVLVRDGEIVGEGWHEKAGEPHAEVHALRQAGEKAKGATAYVTLEPCSHYGRTPPCAEALIKAGVARVIAAMTDPNPLVAGKGLALLEAAGIKTASGLLENEACELNIGFVSRMTRGRPWLRLKAAASLDGKTALNNGVSQWITGPQARLDGQRWRARACAVLTGIGTVRDDDPQLNVRDLPTSRQPLRVIVDSRLETPLTARILQGGPVLVAAAVDDLKKADLLRSTGAEVVILPNAAGKVELKDLLEELGRRGINEVHAEAGFKLNGSLLREGLVDELLLYLAPCLIGHDASGLFNLPALTTLAGKQQLQIRDLRQLGEDIRLLARPR, from the coding sequence ATGAGTTTTACTGCCGTCGACCACGGCATGATGGCGCGCGCCCTGCAACTGGCCGAGCGCGGCCTGTGGACGACTTCGCCCAATCCACGCGTCGGCTGTGTACTGGTCCGCGATGGCGAAATCGTCGGCGAAGGCTGGCACGAAAAAGCCGGCGAGCCGCATGCCGAAGTGCATGCCCTGCGCCAGGCGGGTGAAAAAGCCAAGGGCGCGACGGCCTATGTCACACTCGAGCCGTGCAGTCATTACGGACGCACGCCGCCCTGCGCCGAAGCCTTGATCAAGGCCGGCGTGGCGCGTGTTATCGCGGCGATGACCGATCCGAATCCACTGGTTGCCGGCAAAGGGCTGGCGTTGTTGGAAGCGGCCGGTATTAAGACGGCAAGTGGACTGCTGGAAAACGAGGCGTGCGAACTCAATATCGGTTTCGTCTCGCGCATGACGCGCGGCCGGCCGTGGTTGCGCCTCAAGGCGGCAGCCAGCCTGGACGGCAAGACGGCACTCAACAACGGCGTCAGCCAGTGGATCACCGGGCCGCAGGCGCGTCTGGACGGTCAGCGCTGGCGGGCGCGTGCCTGCGCCGTGCTGACTGGCATCGGCACGGTGCGCGACGACGATCCGCAACTCAACGTGCGCGACCTGCCGACGTCACGCCAGCCGCTGCGCGTGATCGTCGACAGCCGGCTGGAAACGCCGCTCACGGCGAGGATTCTGCAAGGCGGGCCGGTCCTGGTCGCGGCAGCGGTCGACGACCTGAAAAAGGCCGATTTGCTGCGGTCGACCGGTGCGGAAGTCGTGATTCTGCCCAATGCCGCCGGCAAGGTTGAACTCAAGGATTTGCTCGAAGAACTGGGCCGGCGCGGCATCAACGAAGTTCATGCCGAGGCCGGCTTCAAGCTCAATGGCTCATTGCTGCGCGAAGGTCTGGTCGATGAACTGCTGCTCTACCTGGCGCCCTGCCTGATCGGCCATGACGCGAGCGGCCTGTTCAACCTGCCGGCGCTGACTACGCTAGCCGGCAAGCAGCAGTTGCAGATTCGCGATCTGCGTCAGCTCGGCGAAGATATTCGCCTGCTCGCGCGTCCCCGTTAG
- the nrdR gene encoding transcriptional regulator NrdR: MKCPFCGAEDTAVADTRLNDDADVVRRRRKCNACDKRFTTYERAEIQLPQVVKKNGLRTEFSRAKLRASLELALRKRPVSIESVDTAVADIEEMLLSAGEREVSTQQLGEFVMRELKKLDKVAYIRFASVYRNFEDVDAFSRAIREVSPSQKKK; this comes from the coding sequence ATGAAATGTCCTTTCTGCGGTGCTGAAGATACGGCGGTGGCCGATACCCGGCTGAATGACGACGCCGATGTCGTGCGGCGCCGCAGAAAGTGCAATGCTTGCGACAAGCGCTTCACGACCTATGAGCGGGCTGAAATCCAGTTGCCGCAAGTGGTCAAGAAGAATGGTCTGCGCACCGAGTTCAGTCGTGCCAAGCTGCGCGCCAGTCTCGAACTGGCGCTGCGCAAGCGGCCGGTATCGATCGAGTCGGTCGATACCGCGGTCGCCGATATCGAGGAAATGCTGCTTTCCGCCGGCGAGCGGGAAGTGTCGACGCAACAGTTGGGCGAGTTCGTCATGCGTGAGCTGAAGAAGCTCGACAAGGTGGCTTACATCCGCTTTGCCTCGGTCTATCGCAATTTTGAAGATGTGGATGCGTTTTCCCGCGCCATCCGCGAAGTCTCGCCTTCCCAGAAGAAAAAATGA
- the glyA gene encoding serine hydroxymethyltransferase: protein MFSAKDTLAKVDPELWQAMQAEVQRQEDHIELIASENYVSNAVMEAQGSQLTNKYAEGYPGKRYYGGCEHVDVTEQIAIDRLKALFGADAANVQPNSGSQANQAVLMAFCKPGDTIMGMSLAEGGHLTHGMPLNMSGKWFNVVSYGLDANEAIDYDKMEALAREHKPRLIVAGASAYALRIDWERFAKVAKEVGAIFWVDMAHYAGLIAAGFYPNPVPFADVVTSTTHKTLRGPRGGVVLMKAEHEKAINSAIFPGLQGGPLEHVIAAKAVAFKEAATPEFRNYQEQVINNARVMARVLGEERGLRVVSGRTESHVFLLDLRAKNITGKEAEAALGRAHITVNKNGIPNDPQKPFVTSGIRIGSPAMTTRGFREIEAETIAHLIADVLDAPNDEAVAATVRAKVSELCGKFPVYGA, encoded by the coding sequence ATGTTTTCCGCGAAAGACACCCTGGCAAAAGTTGACCCTGAACTCTGGCAGGCCATGCAGGCCGAAGTGCAGCGTCAGGAAGACCACATCGAACTGATCGCGTCCGAAAACTACGTGAGCAACGCAGTCATGGAAGCCCAGGGCTCCCAGCTCACCAACAAGTATGCCGAAGGTTACCCGGGCAAGCGCTACTACGGTGGCTGCGAGCACGTTGACGTGACCGAGCAGATCGCCATCGATCGCCTGAAGGCGCTGTTCGGTGCCGATGCCGCCAATGTCCAGCCGAACTCCGGCTCGCAGGCCAACCAGGCCGTGCTGATGGCTTTCTGCAAGCCCGGCGACACCATCATGGGCATGAGCCTGGCCGAAGGCGGTCACCTGACCCACGGCATGCCGCTCAACATGTCCGGCAAGTGGTTCAATGTCGTCTCCTACGGCCTCGATGCCAACGAAGCCATCGACTACGACAAGATGGAAGCCCTTGCCCGCGAACACAAGCCGCGCCTGATCGTGGCCGGTGCCTCGGCCTACGCCCTGCGTATCGACTGGGAGCGCTTCGCCAAGGTGGCCAAGGAAGTCGGCGCCATTTTCTGGGTCGACATGGCTCACTACGCTGGCCTGATCGCCGCCGGTTTCTACCCGAACCCGGTGCCTTTCGCCGATGTCGTGACCTCGACCACGCACAAGACCCTGCGCGGTCCGCGCGGCGGCGTTGTGCTGATGAAGGCTGAGCACGAAAAGGCCATCAACTCGGCAATTTTCCCGGGTTTGCAAGGTGGACCGCTGGAACACGTCATCGCTGCCAAGGCCGTGGCCTTCAAGGAAGCCGCAACGCCGGAGTTCCGCAACTACCAGGAACAGGTCATCAACAACGCCCGCGTCATGGCGCGCGTGCTGGGTGAAGAGCGCGGCCTGCGCGTCGTTTCCGGTCGTACCGAAAGCCACGTCTTCCTGCTCGACCTGCGTGCCAAGAACATCACCGGCAAGGAAGCCGAAGCTGCGCTTGGCCGTGCCCACATCACGGTCAACAAGAACGGCATCCCGAACGACCCGCAGAAGCCTTTCGTCACTTCCGGCATCCGCATCGGTTCGCCGGCGATGACGACGCGCGGTTTCCGTGAAATCGAAGCCGAAACCATCGCCCATCTGATCGCCGACGTCCTTGACGCACCGAACGACGAAGCCGTTGCCGCCACCGTGCGCGCCAAGGTTTCCGAGCTGTGCGGCAAGTTCCCGGTGTACGGCGCCTGA
- a CDS encoding histidine phosphatase family protein has protein sequence MVEIPTSQPTRICLVRHGETEWNAERRIQGQIDIGLNENGVRQAEAAGRWLQGAGIVALYSSDLKRAWTTALAIGAALGLKPQAAPEMRERRYGIFEGLTYVEAQQKFPDGYAAFEGRNADYSFENGESLQVMFARVTGKLQAIAAAHAGQTVAVVLHGGVLDIINRFVRGNSLEMQRDFLIPNAGLNWVATVDGRWHIESWAETDHLAPGALDELPA, from the coding sequence ATGGTGGAAATCCCTACAAGCCAGCCGACCCGCATTTGCCTGGTGCGGCACGGCGAGACCGAATGGAATGCCGAGCGCCGTATCCAGGGGCAGATCGATATCGGCCTCAATGAAAATGGCGTGCGCCAGGCCGAGGCGGCCGGTCGCTGGCTGCAAGGGGCCGGCATTGTCGCCCTTTACAGCAGCGATCTCAAGCGCGCCTGGACGACGGCGCTGGCGATTGGTGCGGCGCTCGGCCTGAAGCCGCAAGCGGCGCCGGAAATGCGCGAACGCCGTTACGGTATTTTCGAAGGGCTGACCTACGTCGAGGCGCAGCAGAAGTTTCCCGACGGCTACGCCGCTTTCGAGGGGCGCAACGCCGACTACAGTTTCGAGAATGGCGAGAGTCTGCAGGTGATGTTCGCGCGGGTGACCGGCAAGCTGCAGGCAATCGCCGCGGCGCATGCCGGCCAGACCGTGGCCGTCGTGCTGCACGGCGGCGTGCTCGATATCATCAATCGCTTCGTGCGCGGCAACAGTCTCGAGATGCAGCGCGACTTCCTGATTCCCAACGCCGGCCTGAACTGGGTGGCAACGGTCGACGGCCGCTGGCACATCGAAAGCTGGGCCGAAACCGATCATCTGGCGCCGGGCGCCCTTGATGAGCTTCCGGCGTGA